The Aeromonas veronii genome includes the window TCGCCGAGCTGACCCGCAACCTGCACCAGCGTGGCATGAAGATCATCCTGGATGCCGTGGTCAACCACACCTCCACCGAACACCCCTGGTTCTGCCCGCCACTGGGTGCCCAGAGCAATCCGGACTCTCCCTGGCGCAGCTTCTACACCTTCGACAAGGAAGGGGATTATGTCAGCTGGAAGGGGATCCGCAGTTTGCCCAAGCTGGATTTCTCCAGCGAGCAGGTGCAAGACGCTGTCTACCGCGCTGATAACGCCATCCTGCGCTACTGGATGCGGGCGCCGTATCAGATCGACGGCTGGCGCTTCGACGTCATCCACATGCTGGGGGAGCGGGGCTCGGCCATCGGCAACAGCGGCCATGTGCGCGCCATTCGCGGCGCCGTGAAGCAGGAGAACCCGGACGCCTACGTGCTCGGTGAACACTTCTTCGAGGCGAGCCAGTGGCTGCAGGGGGATCAGGAGGACGGCGCCATGAACTACTATGGCTTCGCCCACCCCATCCGCGCCTTCCTGGCGGGGCTGGACATCGCCTATCACCCCATCAAGATCAGCGCCGAGGAGCTGGATCGCTGGCTCAAGCTGGCGCGGGCCCATATCCCGTTCAAGAACCAGCTGGCCCAGTTCAACCTGCTGGACAGCCACGACACCGCCCGCTTCCTGCACCTGCTGGGGGAGGACAAGCAGCGCATGCGCCTCGCCGCCACCCTGCTCATCACCTACATCGGCGTGCCCTCCATCTACTACGGTGACGAGGTGGGGCTCTCCGGTGGCAACGATCCGGACTGCCGCCGCTGCTTCCCCTGGGAGACCACGAACTGGGATCACGTGCTGCACGATCACTACCGCCGCCTGATCCAGCTGCGCCGCCAGCGCCCGGCCCTGCGCCGGGGGGACATCCAGACCCTCTACGCCGGCCCCCACAGCTATGTGTTCGCCCGCACCCTGCAAAGCGACCAGGTGGTGGTCGCCTGCAACCGCCACCCCACGGAGCCGCGCACCATCAGCCTGCCCCTGTGGCAGACCGCAAGCCCGGCGAGCCGTTTCACCGACGCCTTCAACGGCGACAAGTTCGAAGTGGTGCAGGGGGA containing:
- the malZ gene encoding maltodextrin glucosidase, with protein sequence MTHPFLFHPQVAPWFKESADALQLTLFSELDAPIREVWLRHEPDNEEYLLAMRPVSTRDRLQVWQVELPLIRGQEIHLYCFKCITDEEQWWLHGAGVSAAMPPREQHFRFNSRHQPPTWVQDQVFYQIFPDRFCNGDPSLSVRHHEYEYKGKAVISKAWGEPVSRHEEGHGACEFYGGDLAGIDAKLHYLQSLGITALYLNPIFDSPSNHKYDTQDYFKVDAHLGTNEQFAELTRNLHQRGMKIILDAVVNHTSTEHPWFCPPLGAQSNPDSPWRSFYTFDKEGDYVSWKGIRSLPKLDFSSEQVQDAVYRADNAILRYWMRAPYQIDGWRFDVIHMLGERGSAIGNSGHVRAIRGAVKQENPDAYVLGEHFFEASQWLQGDQEDGAMNYYGFAHPIRAFLAGLDIAYHPIKISAEELDRWLKLARAHIPFKNQLAQFNLLDSHDTARFLHLLGEDKQRMRLAATLLITYIGVPSIYYGDEVGLSGGNDPDCRRCFPWETTNWDHVLHDHYRRLIQLRRQRPALRRGDIQTLYAGPHSYVFARTLQSDQVVVACNRHPTEPRTISLPLWQTASPASRFTDAFNGDKFEVVQGEVQLTIPANSARVLLSS